TCTCGAATTTGGAATAGGACTCCCAAGGAAGGCCGAAGGGCGGGGGGCGGGTTTTAGAAGCGACATTGAGAATTTTTGCGGGAAAATTCAGCCGGTGCCGGAGCCGGAAAATTTCAAACTGTCTGAGGCCGTAAGGCCGAGTTTTTGAAATTTCGGCGAAGGCATCGGCTGAATCCGCAAAAAGGCTCAGGAGCGAAAAAAACCGCCCCCGGCCGCAGGGCTTCCTTCCTCCAAGCCACCATGGCTTTCAAGCCAGAAGGAGTCACAAGCGCAACATCGGCATAACCAAGGTATAAGTAGCTTTTGTCGGTTTTCGCATGTGCCGGGTCGGGTGCGGTTTGTTTGTCTGCGGCGTGCTTTCGGCGATTGGACCGGGGCTTTGGCTGGAATTTTAAAAACTCGGGCGGATCGCCCTCAGACAGTTTAAAATTCCGGACGCCAAAACCCCGGTCCGATCTTATGCCGAAACCGCGCCAATGCAGCCAAACAAACCACCCCGCCCCGCCCCATGGCCGATGCTCTGGAAAGATGTTTCAGCAACTGGTTTTTACCAAGAGTTCCTCTGGGTTTGGATACCCAAATAGTTGGTCAGGCCGAAAGGGGGTTTCCAGTATGTTTTACAGAGTTGTCGAATTCGGGCGTGGGGCTCCAAGGAAGCCCGAAGGGCGGTGGGCGGGTTTTCCATGACGGGGGTTTGCAAGGTTTTGGAGTTGCTTGAAGAAATGTATGAGTAAGAGCAGGGCGCCAAACCGATGTTTTTTTGGCGTCATGCCTAAACAATCCCAGGTTTTGTCCGATAAGTCCTATTCAACGGTTACGGCGCAAAATTATACAGATCTGAGGGTGTTGGGGAGTTGAAAATGAGCGGCGCCTCCTACAGGCAAAAAAGTGAAGCATCCCGAAACGAACTGCAGCCGGAGGGAAATTATTTTCCCGTGTCCCCGGATACGCTCAATCCCAATGCACTGACCGATTTCCAGGTATATTTTAAACGGGGCAGCCGATACGTGCTCTACACCCGGGAACGCCAGTATTTTTCCCATGAGCTCAAGCAGCGTCTGGTGGAAAACGGCATTGATACGGTTTATATTCCGTATGATCAGCAGCCGTCCTATGAAACCTATATGCTCGACAACCTGGAGTGGATTTTAAATGATCCGGAAATTTCCGTGGATGTCCGATCGCGGGTGTTTTTGGACATTACCGCCGGGCAGGTCCAAAAAATCTTTGAAGACCGAATGCCGGCACTGGACGAAAATACCCTTGAAGGTGTGAGCCATGTCGTGAAATCAAGCCTTTCGTTTTTGTCCACCCCCGAGGCCATGGAAAATATCGGCCGGTTTGTTTCTCATGATTATCAGACTTTTTCTCACGGCGTGCATGTGTTTACCTATACCATGATGCTCATGAATTGCCTGGCCGAAGAATGGGAGGAGCAGACCCTGGTGGACGTGGGCGTGGGGGCTTTGCTTCATGATATCGGCAAAACCCACGTACCGCTCAGGATTTTAAACAAGCCGGGGCCGTTAAACGAACAGGAATGGAAACAGATCAGACTTCATCCTGTGCACGGCATGCGCATGTGCACCAATGTGGACCTGCCGCAGATGAGTTTGAATTGTATTGTGTTTCATCATGAGAAATTCGACGGCACCGGATATCCCACCGGCATGCAGCAGGAGGAGATTCCCGTGCCGGTGCGCGTGCTGACCTGTTGTGACGTCTATGACGCCATTACCTCAAAGCGGTCCTATGCCCAGGCCAAAACACCGTTTGAAGCATTAAAGATCATGGGCGATGAAATGCAGGGCGCATTGGATCCCAGGATTTTCAAAATGTTTATCAAGGTCCTGGGCAAAAAACAATAGCCCGGCATCCCAAAGTCCGGGATTTTTATGATTTTTTGCGGTTTTTCGGGGAGCCGGCCCCGGTAAAGCGGTATTTCCGGATACCCTCCAGAATACCACCGGAGCTCGGGGCTTTTGCGAAATAGATCTTGTTGACCCCTCTTAATTCTTCAAGTTCCGGGCTGTAGTTGCCCACAACCACGCCCATTTGCTCGCCGCGCAGCATTTCCGCGTCATTGCCTGAATCCCCGCTGACCAGAAAATGCGACAGGGGAATTTCCCATTTATAGCTTAAATATCGAATGGCCTTGCCCTTGGATGCCCGATAGGGAATGATATCAAGATATTTTTCATGGGAATAGACCAGGGTGTAGCGGATCTTGTTTTTTGTCAGGGCGTCATGGATTTTGGCAATCCGGTCTTTTCCGGGATTCAAGTCGTAGCTGATCTTGTATTTGCGCTGGGCCGCCTGGTCCTGGAACTTGAGAAAGCTGAATTGTTTCAGTGTGTTTTTGATTTTTTCCGGCTCCCAGCGGTGGGCGATATGCGTATCCCATCCCGGATCATACTGCAGATCCCGGCCATAGTAGATTTCCGTGCCCACGTCCGAGATCACCACATCCGGCCGGGGCAGACCGTGTTTTTCCAGGATCTCCATGGCCGATTCCGACCGCCGGCCTGTGGCCACGCCAAATCCCACTTTTGCGCGGTTTTCCGTAAGCCACTGGATCAACTCGGCAAGATCGTTGTTGTCCTGGCCGATCAGGGTGTTGTCAATATCGGTGATCAGGAAAAAATTGACTTTTGACAATCGCTTGCCAACGGATTTTTCCCTGGCAGAGGCCCTTTGTTGCCGGCTGGAGCCAAATCTTTCATCCAGAAGCTGGAACACGGCCTCTGTAAAGGTTTGGGCATGGCTGTCCCATGTGTAGTACCGGCGTACGTTCATGATACCGTTTTTGGAGTATTGCTGCCACAATTCCTCATCTGTGAGGATTTTGCGGATGGCATCAGCGATTTCTCCCGGATCATCGGGGTTGATGAGAATGCCGTTTTCGCAGTTGCCGATGATATCTTTGGGGCCGCCGTCGTTTGTGGCCACCAGGGGCAGGCCCGTGGCTGCAGCTTCCAGTAGAGTCAGGCCAAAGGGCTCCGTGAGAGCCGGGTTGACAAACACCCCGCGTTTTTCCGAGGCAATTCGGTAAAGCTCGGGCACCTCGTATTCCACGTCATGTTTTTTGGGAATGGCCATTTTTCCATAGAGGTCATAGCGGTCCATCATCAACAGCATCCGCGTGAGCACATCCTTTTCATTTTCTTCCATTTCGTTGATATCCTTGCGGATGCCGGCAAACACGGCAAGGTTGGCCATGGCCTGCAGTTCGCGGTCCTCACCGAATGCCTGGACCAACCCCGAGATGTTTTTGCGCTTGTCCGGACGGGAAAGGGCCAGGATCAGGGGTTTGTCCGGATACATCAGAAATCTTTCCATCTGGTTGAGCAGACTGGCCTGGGCATATTTGCAAAATTCGGATTTCTCTATTTCCGGCAGCCGATCATGGTAATAGGGATGGAACCGCTCCACGTCGATGCCCGGTGGAATTACTTTGTATTCCGGGGTTTTGGCGTTTTTGTAGAGTCCGTACTGATCCTCGATTTCCTGGTTGGTGCTGGTAACGATCAGGTCGGCTTTTTTCAGGATTTGCTCTTCTGTCTGGATGCGGGTTTCAATATTGTATTTTTTGTTTATTTCCGATTCCCGCATGCCGTCGTTTCGCAATTTCTGTTTTTTGGGAATTCCCAGGGAATGGCCGGTAAAAACAAATGGCAGCCCGTAGAGCTCTGAGAGCCTCATGGCCACATATCCCGCATCCGGGTAATGGCCTTGAAACAGATCCGGGATATCGTCTTGTTTTTTGATGAACTTGATGACCTTGTCCACATATTCGTCAAGGTGCGGCCAGAGCAGTTCTTTACGCATGTATCGCTTGCCCCGGCACTGGATGCGCACAATCCGGCAATTGTCGCTGAACTGTTCCACAGGCCGGCCATAGTCGTCTGAGACCCTCGGGTCGTCGATCAGGCGGGTAAAAAGGTCCACCTGGCGCACATCCGGGCGGCGGCTTAAGTGCTTGGCCAATTCCACCACATAAAGCACCTGGCCGCCGGTGTCTGCATCCCGGCCCAGTTCCGGGTTTTGAAAGCGGACCAGACCGTGGATGCTAAACATCTGGATATAAAGCTGTTTATCCGGTTCCGTCATTGAGCCCTCCTGTGGTGCGTTGAAGCAATGGCAAATAAAAATCCCGGTTTTCCGGGATGGCGCCCTGGATTTGACAAATGCGGGCGGCAAAAGCAGCGGCTTGCTCGAGGATGTGATCCGGTGACCAGTTTTTCAGGTATCCCAGGGCCACCACTGCGGCATAGGCATCACCGGCGCCCACAGTATCGACAACCGGCCCTTTGTCCGGCACCCGGGTTTCATGGCAGAAGCCCGGGGTGTAGAGGCGGCTGCCTTGTTCCCCCATGGTCAGCGAAACCATCTCTATGTCATGGGTTTTCATGAGCCAGTCGATGAAGTCGTCTTCGGATTCGGCATGTCGGCCGGTCATCTCACGGACTTGCTTGAGTTCCTCGTCATTGATTTTAAGGATATCCGCCCGGGCGATGGAGGCCAGCACGGTTTCGCTGCTGTAGCATCCCGGGCGCAGGTTGACGTCACAGAAGCATTTGCTCCAATCCCCGCGATTGTCGAGAAACTGCTGCATACGGGCGGCCATTTTCGGCGTGCGCTGAACCAGGGTGCCAAAATAGATCAGTTTCGGGCTTTGATTTTTTGCATCCTCCGGTGACTCGGGCAGTTGGATGTGGTCATAGGCGGTATTGGTTATGATTTCAAAATTGTGGCTGCCGCCCTGTTGAGGGTGAACCATCACTTTGCCGGTGGGATGCCGGGAATCTGACTGGATGTGGCCGGCATCAAATTTGTTTTGCCAAAGAAAGTCAGAAATTTCTTTGCCGATAGGGTCCTGCCCTATCCGGGAAATAAAGCAGACCGGCAGGCCCATTTGCTGCAGATGATAGGAAAAATTAAAAGGTGCCCCCCCGATGCGCCGGTATTGCGGGAAAATATCCACGAGGATTTCGCCGATAACAAGAATCACAATTGTCCTCAGAGGCTTGTGTTGGAGTCGATTGGCTATTTTGTCAATCAAAATAAAGCGGTTTTGCACAATTGTCAAACAACGGGCGGTGTCACCCCCTTTTGCCGGTCCCGATCCAAAGCCAGTGATGCTCTGCCGGGACCGGACAGATGAAAGACAAGATTGCACTTGACAATCAATCCGTTTCTTATAATATTATTATATATTCATATGATCAATTGATTGAAAAGGTCGGTCGTATTTCGGCCGTCCGGAAAGAAAAGGGGAAATGACAGTGCCGGAAAGTCAAAACATTGCGGAAGTATGTGCAACCAAGGTAATCCATCATGATATCATTGCACAGGTGGATGCGTCCATGCCCGAAGAACGGGGTCTTGCGGATCTGGCCGGGTTTTTTAAAATTTTCGGGGATCAAACCCGCATCCGTATTCTCTGGGCGTTGTCCGCAGCAGAAATGTGTGTCTGCGATCTGTGTTGTCTTCTGGGGATGAAGCAGTCCGCCGTTTCCCAGCAGCTCAGGATATTGAAGCAAACCCGTTTGGTCAAATACCGGCGGGAAGGCAAGGTGATTTATTATTCCCTGGATGATGCGCATATTCGCCGGGTTCTGGAACTGGGCATGGAGCACGTCATGGAAAGCCAGTCATCCTGATTGAAAAAGGAAATTGTCATGTCTGAATCTATAGATAGTCTTAACGGAGCGGCTGCGCACGGGCGTGACCCGCAGTGCTGTGCTTCATGCGGATGCAGTCATTCATCCCCCGCAGGCGGGGACGAGGCCTTTGATGTGCGGCGCGAGGTTATAAAACTTGTTGCGGCGGCAGTCTTGTTTGCCGGTGTGCTGCTTTTGGAATATACGGATGTAATCCGCCTTCCGGTAATTGGGTTTTATGTTTTCATTTCAGCGGCTTATTTGACTGCAGGCGTTGGGATTCTGGCGGCAGCCGGGCGTACGCTGGTGAGGGGCGATTTTTTTGACGAAAATGTGCTCATGGCCATTGCCACCCTGGGGGCCATGGCCATCGGTGCCTTTTCAGAGGCCGTGGGCGTGATGATCTTTTACCGGGCCGGAGAGTTTCTTCAGGGCCTGGCCGTGTCGCGATCCAGGCGCTCCATTGCCGCCTTGCTGGCCCAGCGGCCGGATGTGGTCAATTTGAAAACCGAGGCCGGAATTTCCCGGGTGGCACCGGAGAGTGTGGCCGTGGGCAGCCTGGTTCTGGTCAAGCCCGGGGAGAAAATCCCCCTGGACGGCCGGATCACGGACGGCTCCTCCCAGGTGGATACATCCGCCCTCACAGGGGAATCCGTGCCCAGAGGGGCGGGTGCGGGAGACGAGGTGCTGGCAGGGGGTGTCAACCTTTCAGGCACCCTCACCATTGCGGTCACCCGCCCTTATGATCAGTCCTCCATCGCCCGGATGGTGGAGTTGGTGGAAAATGCAGCCGCCCGCAAATCCGCCACTGAGCAGTTTATCACAGTCTTTGCCCGATATTACACCCCGGCGGTGGTGGCCGCGGCCGCGGCCGTGGCTTTTGTGCCGCCAATGCTAATCGACGGTGCCGGGTTTCAGCAGTGGATTTACCGTGCCCTGGTACTGCTGGTCATCTCCTGCCCGTGTGCGCTGGTGATCAGTATTCCCCTGGGCTATTTCGGCGGCATCGGCCGGGCCTCCAGGCACGGGGTGCTGGTCAAAGGTTCAAATTATCTGGATGTGCTGGCAAAACTGCACACCGTGGTGTTTGACAAAACCGGGACCCTAACTGAGGGCGTGTTTGAGGTCAATGGCGTTGAAAGCGCAAACGGATACAGCGCTGAGCAGGTGCTGGCCTTTGCAGCCAGGGCCGAGCAGTATTCCAACCATCCCATTGCCAGGGCCATTGTCAAAGCGTTTGACAAAAACGGGGAGCCTGTGAGTCCGGAAGGTGTTTCCGGGCACGGGGAAACTTCGGGTTCAGGGGTTGCCGCCCGGGTTGACGGCAGGAACGTCCTCGTGGGCTCGGGGCGGTATCTTCGCGCTCAGGGAATTTTGCCCGGCCGGGACGGGCAGCGCCAGAGCGGCACTGTGGCGCATGTTGCCGTGGACGGAAATTATGCAGGCCATATCATTATCAGCGACCGCATCCGGAAAGAATCGCAAAAAGCGATTTCCCGGCTGCGCCAAAACGGCGTGCGCCGGATTGTGATGCTTACCGGGGATAACGCTGAAACAGCCCGAACAGTGGCGGAAACCCTCGGCCTTGATCATTATTTTGCCGATCTTCTGCCCGGGGACAAGGTGACGGCTTTTGAAAAAATCCAGGCCGATGCCGGCAAGGGGCAAAAGGTCGCATTTGTGGGCGACGGGATCAATGACGCCCCGGTGATCGCCAGGGCCGACGTGGGTGCGGCCATGGGGGCGGCGGGTTCGGACGCCGCCATTGAAACCGCAGACGTGGTGCTCATGACCGGCTCGCCGGAGAAAATGGCAGACGCCGTGACCATGGGCAAACAAACCCGGGGGATTGTGTGGCAGAATATTGTGCTGGCCCTGTCCATCAAGGCGGTGTTTATCGTCCTTGGGGTTGCGGGTCTGGCCACCATGTGGGCGGCTGTGTTTGCGGATGTGGGCACCGCGCTGCTGGCGGTGATCAATTCCACCCGGCCAATTTCAATTGACGCAGCGGCCGCATATATGAAAAAATAAAAGATTCTGGTTTTTTCACGCAATCGCCCTGGCGGAGAGTTTTGCATGCGCTGTGATATCGGATTTGACGAGGCCCTGGGCCTGGCCCTGGAAAATGTTTTTCCAATGGCTTTTGAGACCATTGCCGTTGACCGGGCCGTGGGCCGGGTGGCGTATGGGCCGGTATATGCACGGGTGGATTCGCCTTCGGTCAATGCATCGCTGAAAGATGGATATGCCGTGGTTTCTGCGGACGTGGAAACAGCCTGTCCGGACTCGCCGGTGCGCCTGGGGCTTTCCGGGGTTATGGCCGCAGGGGACCGGCCCGGATATGCCGTGGTTCCGGGAAAGGCAATGCGCATTTTAAGCGGTGCGGCCATCCCCCCGGGCGCGGATGCAGTGGTGGCAGAAGAATTCACGGATAAGGGCCGGCCCCTGGTTGCGGTGCACGCACCGGCCGAGCCGGGGCGCAACATCCTGGAAAAAGGCACTGACGTGCATTGCGGTGAGTGCATTTGCCATGCCGGCAGTCTGCTGACCCCCCAGGTGATCGGACTGATGGTGGCCGCGGGGATTTTTGAGGTGCCGGTCTGCCGCCGGCCGGAAATCGGACTTTTGGCCACGGGCAGCGAAATCCTGCTTCCCGGAAAGCCGTTTGAAGCGGGCAAGCTGTATGCCAGCAATGTGGCCCTGCAGCAGGCGTGGCTGGCTGACGGCGGCTTTGATGTGAAAATGCGGGTCTCCGGAGACAGTCGCCGGCAGATGGCGGAGCAAATTCTGGGACTGGCAGAGCAGACAGACGTGCTGGTCACCTCCGGCGGTGCCTGGAAGGGGGACCGCGATCTGGTGGTCCGGGTTCTGGAGGATCTGGGCTGCAAAATGATTTTTCACCGGGTGCGCATGGGTCCCGGCAAAGCCGTAGGCATGGGCATTCTGGGACAAAAACCCGTGTTCTGCCTTCCAGGGGGTCCTGCCTCGAATGAAACCGCTTTTTTGTTTATGGTCTACCCGGCCGTCCGAAAAATGGCAGGCCTGGATTTCAGCCCGTATCTGCACCTCTATGGCCGCCTGGAGAGCACGGTGCGCGGCCAGGCGGACTGGACCCAGTTTGTGCAGTGCGACATCAGCAGAAACGGTGCCGGTATTGTTTTGCATCCCAAAAAGTTAAAAAGCCGTATGGCGGCCATGGCCAAAACCCCGGCCGTGATCGTGATTGCCGAGGGAGTGGAACAAATCGATCAGGGCAGCAAGCTGTCTTTTACCTGCTTTGATCCGAGCCTGTTCATGCACTGCCCGCAGACCCGGTTACAACCCGACAAGGAACCGTCCGATCATGTCTGACCAAAAAAAGAAGCAGCTCCAAAACCAGCTTGCAGAAGTGGAAAAACAGCTCGCGGATCTCAATGAAAGAATTCCGCCCCATTCCGTCAAACCGGTGTTTATCCGGCAGCTCGATGAACTGGAGCAACAGCGCGATGACATTCAAAAACAGCTCCGGCAGCTGGAAAACCCTGCGGACAGCGCTTTTACAGGCGAAAATCAATGAATCCGGGTTGAATTTCTCCGGCAACGGCGCTATTGTTAGGCAGATTTGAATTATCGTATCAAATTCGCAAATATCGGGAGCAGGCGTGTTCCCGGACCCAATGCAAGCGGAAAAATATTCATGCAGACACGGCAGATCAGCATACTTGAAGATATATTTCAGACCCTGAAGGATTCGGAAAATCCGGAATCCGCGCTGGAACAGATTGTGGCCAAGGTGGCCCGGAGCCTAAACATTGACGTTTGTTCAGTCTATGTGTATGACCCCATGGAAAACCGTCTGGTGTTGAAAGCCACCCACGGGCTTTCCGCCTCATTTGTGGATTATATTGAAATGGACACCAGCGAGGGGCTGACCGGCCTGGCCGTGGAGCAGATGCAGCCGGTTCTGGTGGTCAATCCCGCCATCCATCCCAGATTCAAGTATTATGCCGGAAGTGGCGAAGAACGCTATTCTACTTTTCTGGGACTGCCCCTGATCTATCACCAAAAGGTGCTCGGGGTCCTGGTGGTCCAGACATTGGCGGAAAATGGCATCCGGGAGAAAGACATTCCGCTTTTTTCCAATATTGCCAGCCAGATTTCGGCCACCGTGGCCTATACAGGGCTGCTCGAGGACATGTCTGCGCGCCGGCCGGCGCTGCGCCGGCGCCTGCCGGTTATGGAAATCTCCCGGAGCCTGCCGGACCGTCCGGTACCGGACTATCTCCGGGGTGATCCGGTCTCCGAGCAGGTGGCAGAGGGCTATGCCCATTATCTGCCGGAAAATATTGATTTTGATCAGGTACAATGCAGCTGGTCGGATCTTCCGGAGTCTGAAATGGAACGGCTGAATCATGCTTTCGAACGGGCATCCGGCCAGATTCGGCAGGTGGCCCGCACCGGCGCCGGTCTTTCCGATCAGGAATCGGCCATTCTTGACGCCCATCTGATGTTTCTGCGGGATGCGGGATTGAAACGCAAGATCAAGGCGCAGATTGATTCGGGCAAATGCGCCGAGTATGCCTTAAAACAGGTGATCCTGGAGTATGTGGAAAATTTTCGGAGCATGGATGATGCCTATTTAAGCGAGCGCGCAGCAGACGTGCTCGATATCGGCAGACGGGTGCTGGGCCATCTGGTGGGTGTCTCCGGCGATCCCCACGAGCCCATGACCCGTCCCTCTATCGTGGTGGCCTCAGACATTTCCCCCGTGGATCTGCTGGCCATACGGCAGCCCAACCTAAAGGCCATTGTCACCGCCCGGGGAGGTCGTACGTCCCATACGGTGATCCTGGCCCGATCCCTGGAAATTCCCATTGTCATCGGGGTTGAGGGTTTGTTTGAAAATGTCCGGGAAAAGGACTACCTGATTGTGGACGGATCCTCGGGGTTTGTGTTTGTCAATCCGGATGAAAACATCTGTACGGAATATGAGCGCAGGCAGGCGGAAAATCAGCAGATCCGGCTGCGCCTGTCTGCGCTTCGTGACCTGCCGGCCGTCACGCTTGACGGGGCGCACGTACGGCTCGGGGCCAATATCGGTCTGCTTTCCGATATACCGCATGTCCGGGAATACGGCGCGGATCACATCGGCCTGTATCGCACCGAGTTTCCGTTTTTGCTCAGAAAAAGCTTTCCCACCGAAGAAGAACAGGTGGAACTCTACACCCGCATGCTGCAGAAGGCAGAAGGCAGAACCGTCACCATCCGGACATTTGACGTGGGGGGAGACAAGTTTCTGTCTTATCTGGATTATCCAAAGGAAGACAATCCCTTTCTGGGATGGCGCTCCATCCGGATCAGCCTGGAGCTTGAAGAGGAGTTTCGAAAACAGATCCGGGCCATTTTGCGTGCTTCCGCTCATGGTCCCGTTCATCTGCTGTTTCCCATGATTTCCGGGGTTGAGGAGATCCGAAAGGTGACCGCCCTGGTGGATGCCGAAAAACAGGCCCTGGATGAAAAGGGCATTGAATATGACCGTCAGATTGCCACGGGCATTATGATCGAGGTGCCCGGGGCCGCGGCCATTCTCAGCCGGCTGCTCAAATACGTTGATTTCGTGAGCATTGGCACCAATGACCTGATTCAGTATCTGCTGGCCGTGGACCGCAACAACAAAAAGGTGGGCAATCTTTACAATGCCCTGCATCCTTCCGTGATTGTCACCATTGCCGAGATTGTCAATGTCTGCAGGCAGCATCAAAAGCCCGTGAGCATCTGCGGGGAATCGGCGTCCAAGCAGGAATGCCTGCTGTTATACGTGGGCATGGCCGCAGACCGCATCAGCATGACGCCTTCCTCGATTCCTGCGGCCAAGCAGTTTATCCGGGCCATCCGGTACGAAGATGCCCGCTATGCACTGGATGCGGTCCTGGAAATGGAGGATGTGGAAAGCATCAATGATTTTTTGAGCCATTTTATTCAAAAGCGCTTTCCGGCACAGGCCGGAAACGCAAGCCTGTAAAAAGACACGGAGCTTTCTTTTTTCATGAACAACGGCCAAAGCGCTAAGCCTTACGTTTTTTGTGATTTTGACGGCACCATCACCGCAGAGGAAAGCCTGCAGGCGGTGTTGGAGCATTTTTTGCCCCAGGAATGGCACCGGATGAAAACCAGACTCGAATCCGGGGACATAACCCTGCGCGCCGGGGTGCGGGAAATGCTGGAGTCCATTTGCTCTGATCAGTATCCGGACACACTTGATTTTGTGCGCCAAATTCCCCTGCGGCCGGGTTTTGCCGAACTGCTGGCATTTCTCAGGGCCCGGGCTGTTCCCTTTGTGGTGATTTCCGGGGGCGTGCGGGGCATGGTGGAAGCCGGGCTCGGGGATTTGACGGGTCAGGTGGATGAAATTTTTGCCGTTGACGTGGATGACACGGGCCCTTTTTTAAAGGTTCACTCCGGGTTTGAAGGCGGAGATGAGCTGGTGGCCAAGGCAGTGGTGATGGATCGGTTTGATGCGGATTTCCGGGTGGTTATCGGCGATGGAATGACCGATCACAACATGGCCCGCCACGGGGATCTGGTGTTTGCCCGGGGCCGTCTGGCCCGGTATCTGGAAAAACACAACATCGATCATATCCCCTGGAAGGATTTTCACGATGTCCGCAACGTTCTCGAAAAGCGATTTTCAGGATAACTCAGTGTGTTAAACTCCGGAACAAAGGAAGTCTGCCATGTCCGTACACGAAAAAGCCGGCAAGCGCGCCACAAGTGACCTGCTGATCCATGTGCCCGGGCTGGTTTCAGCCTATTACACCCGGCATCCGGATCCGGGCGACCCCGCCCAGCAGGTGGCTTTCGGCACCTCGGGACACCGGGGCTCATCGCTTCGCAACAGC
The window above is part of the Desulfosalsimonas propionicica genome. Proteins encoded here:
- a CDS encoding ArsR/SmtB family transcription factor, coding for MTVPESQNIAEVCATKVIHHDIIAQVDASMPEERGLADLAGFFKIFGDQTRIRILWALSAAEMCVCDLCCLLGMKQSAVSQQLRILKQTRLVKYRREGKVIYYSLDDAHIRRVLELGMEHVMESQSS
- a CDS encoding carbohydrate kinase family protein; the encoded protein is MILVIGEILVDIFPQYRRIGGAPFNFSYHLQQMGLPVCFISRIGQDPIGKEISDFLWQNKFDAGHIQSDSRHPTGKVMVHPQQGGSHNFEIITNTAYDHIQLPESPEDAKNQSPKLIYFGTLVQRTPKMAARMQQFLDNRGDWSKCFCDVNLRPGCYSSETVLASIARADILKINDEELKQVREMTGRHAESEDDFIDWLMKTHDIEMVSLTMGEQGSRLYTPGFCHETRVPDKGPVVDTVGAGDAYAAVVALGYLKNWSPDHILEQAAAFAARICQIQGAIPENRDFYLPLLQRTTGGLNDGTG
- a CDS encoding HAD-IIB family hydrolase; the protein is MTEPDKQLYIQMFSIHGLVRFQNPELGRDADTGGQVLYVVELAKHLSRRPDVRQVDLFTRLIDDPRVSDDYGRPVEQFSDNCRIVRIQCRGKRYMRKELLWPHLDEYVDKVIKFIKKQDDIPDLFQGHYPDAGYVAMRLSELYGLPFVFTGHSLGIPKKQKLRNDGMRESEINKKYNIETRIQTEEQILKKADLIVTSTNQEIEDQYGLYKNAKTPEYKVIPPGIDVERFHPYYHDRLPEIEKSEFCKYAQASLLNQMERFLMYPDKPLILALSRPDKRKNISGLVQAFGEDRELQAMANLAVFAGIRKDINEMEENEKDVLTRMLLMMDRYDLYGKMAIPKKHDVEYEVPELYRIASEKRGVFVNPALTEPFGLTLLEAAATGLPLVATNDGGPKDIIGNCENGILINPDDPGEIADAIRKILTDEELWQQYSKNGIMNVRRYYTWDSHAQTFTEAVFQLLDERFGSSRQQRASAREKSVGKRLSKVNFFLITDIDNTLIGQDNNDLAELIQWLTENRAKVGFGVATGRRSESAMEILEKHGLPRPDVVISDVGTEIYYGRDLQYDPGWDTHIAHRWEPEKIKNTLKQFSFLKFQDQAAQRKYKISYDLNPGKDRIAKIHDALTKNKIRYTLVYSHEKYLDIIPYRASKGKAIRYLSYKWEIPLSHFLVSGDSGNDAEMLRGEQMGVVVGNYSPELEELRGVNKIYFAKAPSSGGILEGIRKYRFTGAGSPKNRKKS
- a CDS encoding heavy metal translocating P-type ATPase; its protein translation is MSESIDSLNGAAAHGRDPQCCASCGCSHSSPAGGDEAFDVRREVIKLVAAAVLFAGVLLLEYTDVIRLPVIGFYVFISAAYLTAGVGILAAAGRTLVRGDFFDENVLMAIATLGAMAIGAFSEAVGVMIFYRAGEFLQGLAVSRSRRSIAALLAQRPDVVNLKTEAGISRVAPESVAVGSLVLVKPGEKIPLDGRITDGSSQVDTSALTGESVPRGAGAGDEVLAGGVNLSGTLTIAVTRPYDQSSIARMVELVENAAARKSATEQFITVFARYYTPAVVAAAAAVAFVPPMLIDGAGFQQWIYRALVLLVISCPCALVISIPLGYFGGIGRASRHGVLVKGSNYLDVLAKLHTVVFDKTGTLTEGVFEVNGVESANGYSAEQVLAFAARAEQYSNHPIARAIVKAFDKNGEPVSPEGVSGHGETSGSGVAARVDGRNVLVGSGRYLRAQGILPGRDGQRQSGTVAHVAVDGNYAGHIIISDRIRKESQKAISRLRQNGVRRIVMLTGDNAETARTVAETLGLDHYFADLLPGDKVTAFEKIQADAGKGQKVAFVGDGINDAPVIARADVGAAMGAAGSDAAIETADVVLMTGSPEKMADAVTMGKQTRGIVWQNIVLALSIKAVFIVLGVAGLATMWAAVFADVGTALLAVINSTRPISIDAAAAYMKK
- a CDS encoding HD-GYP domain-containing protein, which encodes MSGASYRQKSEASRNELQPEGNYFPVSPDTLNPNALTDFQVYFKRGSRYVLYTRERQYFSHELKQRLVENGIDTVYIPYDQQPSYETYMLDNLEWILNDPEISVDVRSRVFLDITAGQVQKIFEDRMPALDENTLEGVSHVVKSSLSFLSTPEAMENIGRFVSHDYQTFSHGVHVFTYTMMLMNCLAEEWEEQTLVDVGVGALLHDIGKTHVPLRILNKPGPLNEQEWKQIRLHPVHGMRMCTNVDLPQMSLNCIVFHHEKFDGTGYPTGMQQEEIPVPVRVLTCCDVYDAITSKRSYAQAKTPFEALKIMGDEMQGALDPRIFKMFIKVLGKKQ
- a CDS encoding molybdopterin molybdotransferase MoeA, with product MRCDIGFDEALGLALENVFPMAFETIAVDRAVGRVAYGPVYARVDSPSVNASLKDGYAVVSADVETACPDSPVRLGLSGVMAAGDRPGYAVVPGKAMRILSGAAIPPGADAVVAEEFTDKGRPLVAVHAPAEPGRNILEKGTDVHCGECICHAGSLLTPQVIGLMVAAGIFEVPVCRRPEIGLLATGSEILLPGKPFEAGKLYASNVALQQAWLADGGFDVKMRVSGDSRRQMAEQILGLAEQTDVLVTSGGAWKGDRDLVVRVLEDLGCKMIFHRVRMGPGKAVGMGILGQKPVFCLPGGPASNETAFLFMVYPAVRKMAGLDFSPYLHLYGRLESTVRGQADWTQFVQCDISRNGAGIVLHPKKLKSRMAAMAKTPAVIVIAEGVEQIDQGSKLSFTCFDPSLFMHCPQTRLQPDKEPSDHV